The following nucleotide sequence is from Streptomyces xiamenensis.
CGGCCAGACCTTCACCGTCCCGGCGGCGTACATCCTCAAGGAGGCGGCGAAGATCTACGACCTCCAGGACCCGACCGCGAAGATGAGCAAGTCGGCGTCCTCGCCGAAGGGCATCATCAACCTGCTGGACGAGCCGAAGGCGTCCGCCAAGAAGGTCAGGTCGGCGGTGACCGACACCGGTACCGAGGTCCGCTACGACCCGGTGAACAAGCCCGGCATCAGCAATCTGCTGGTCATCCACTCGGCTCTGACCGGCACGACCGTGCCTGAGCTGGAGGAGAAGTTCGCCGGACAGTTGTACGGTGCGCTCAAGACCGAACTCGCCGGGATCGTCGCGGACTGGGTGACGCCGTTCCGGGCGCGGACCCAGGAGTTCCTCGCGGATCCGGCCGAGCTGGACGCGGTGCTCGCCAAGGGCGCCGCCAAGGCCCGCGAGGTGGCCGCCGGGACCCTGGCCACCGCGTACGACCGGGTCGGCTTCCTGCCGCCGCGGCCGTAGCCGCCGCACCTCGGGAAGATGACGCAAAAGGGACCACGGCCGCCGCGCGCGGCCCACTCCCCCCGGCACACTCGCGGCCGGGCACGGCAGGACAGGAAGGGAGCAGGTTGTGGGGACCGTCACGCTGGGCGTGTCGATCGCGGTGCCTGAGCCGCACGGCAGCAGGTTGCAGAGCTGTCGCCTGGGCTTCGGTGACGCCGCCGCCGCCAAGATCCCCACGCATGTCACCCTGCTGCCGCCGACCGCGGTCGACCCGGCCGCCCGTCCCCGGATCGAGGAGCACCTGGCGGGCATCGCCGCCGCCGGGCGCCCCTTCCCCATGCGGCTGTACGGCACCGGCACCTTCCGGCCGCTGTCTCCGGTGGTCTTCGTCCAGGTGGTCGAGGGCGGTTCGGCGTGCGGCTGGCTCCAGGAGCGGGTGCGCGACCCGCGGGGCCCGCTGGCGCGGCAGCTTCAGTTCCCGTACCACCCGCATGTGACCGTGGCGCACGGCATCGAGGAAGAGCGGATGGACGCCGCGGAGGCCGAGCTGGCCGAGTACGAGGCGGCCTGGACGGCGAGCGGCTTCGCCCTCTACGAGCAGGGCCGCGACGGCGCGTGGCGGCTCCAGCGGGAGTTCCTCTTCGCGACGGTGGCGGCGGCCGAGCGCACCCCGGAGCCGGAGAACGCGGCGTGACCTCCGCCGCGTAACCTCTTGCCCGCCGCTCACCCGGCCCTACAGTCTCCACCATGGAAAACGGGAGAAGCGGGAGAAGTACGGAGAAAGCCCTCCGCCGTCCGGCGGGGGCCACCGGCATCGGCGGCGCCCACCCCGGCACCCTCAGGGAACGGGGCCTGACCGTCCAGGAGCGCCTGGCCCGGGTGCCCCGCGTCGGGCCCGCCTTCGCCGCCCTGTTCGCCTCCCGCCCCTACCGGGTCTGGGAGTACCTGGAGGACCGGGTGTGGACCCGGCTCGCCGCCGCGATCACCTTCACGTCCTTCCTGACGCTCTTCCCCGCCATCGCGCTGGCCGCCGCCGTCACCGCCGCCGTGCTGAGCGACGCCCAGGTCGTCCGCGTCGAGGACTGGTTCACCGACCAGGTCCCCGGCATCTCCCAGCAGCTGGACCTCGGGTCCTTCTTCGCCAACTCCCGCGCCATCGGCCTGGCCGCCCTGCTTCTGCTGCTGCCCACCGGGGCCGCCTGGGTCGACTCGCTGCGCGGCACCCTGCGCGCCGTGTGGGACCTGCCGGAGCCCGACGGGAACCCGCTGCTGCGCAAGGTCAAGGACATCGGCGTGCTGGCCGGCCTCGGCGCCGTGGTGCTCGCCTCGCTGGGCGCCTCCGCCCTGGCCATCAACGCCGTGCACTGGGCCACCAGCTGGCTCGGCGTCGAGCGCAACGGCGTCGCCCAGGCCCTGCTCCAGGCCGCCGCGTACGTCCTGGCCATGTCCGTGACCTTCGCCCTGCTGCTGTACGTCCTGGCCTGGCTGCCCGGCGTACGGCCGCCCCGGGGCGCCCTGCTGGGTGCCTGTCTGGTCGGCGCGATCGGCATCGAGCTGCTCAAGCTGCTGCTCGGCGGCTATCTGATCAACATCGCCGGGCGCACCGTCTACGGGGCGTTCGGCGCGCCGATCGCCCTGCTGGTGTGGATCAACCTGATCGCCCGGCTGCTGCTGGCGTGCTGTGCCTGGACGGCCACGGCGGTCAGCGCGGGGGAGCGGACCGGCGCAGACGTTCTGGGAGCTGCTGGAGGGCGGCGGGCAGCGGGTGGCGCCGGTGGAACACGTAGGCCGCCACCGCCATCAGGACCAGCGCCCCGCCCGTGACGCCCAGGACGGTGCCCACGCTCGCCGGGCGGGCGCCGGTGCCCGCGGCGGTGGCGCCGTCGACGGGGGTGATGCCCTTACCGTCGTCCTCGGAGACGCTCGCCTCGCGGGCGGCGGCCTCGATCTCGCTGAGCGGCGGTACCAGCTCGCCGACCGGCTCGATGTGGTCGGCCGCCTCGAAGCCCCAGTCGAAGAGCGCGGCGGTCTCCCGGTACACCTGGAGGCTGTCGCCCTCGGACGGGTTCATGCAGGTGACCAGCAGCACCCGGTCGCCGCGCTCGGCGACGCCGGTGAAGGTGTGCCCGGCGTTGGTGGTGTAGCCGTTCTTCACCCCGGCGACGCCCTCGTACGGTTCCAGGCCGCGGTCGCCGACCAGCAGCCGGTTGGTGGACTGGACCTGGTACGGCTCGCGCTCGCCCGGCTTGCCGTCCTCGTCCTCCTCCGGTGCGCCGCCGGGGAACTCGGTGCGGACGGTCGCGGCGTAGCGGCGGAAGTCCTCGTTCTTCAGGCCGTCGCGGGCGATGAGGGTGAGGTCGTAGGCGGAGGAGGTCTGGCCCTCGGCGTCGTAGCCGTCCGGGCTGACCACGTGGGTGTCCAGGGCCTGGAGGTCGGCGGCGCGTTCGTTCAGCTCGGCGACGGTGGCCTCCATGCCGCCGTTCATGGCGGTCAGCGCGTGCACGGCGTCATTGCCGGAGGCGAGGAAGACCCCGTGCCACAGGTCCTCCACGGTGTACGTCTGGTGGTCGGCGATGCCCACCGCGCTGCTGCCGGCGCCCATGCCCACGAAGTGTTCCGGCTCGGCCGTGTACACCTCGTCGGCGTCGAACTTGGGGATGAGGGTGTCCGCGAACAGCATCTTGAGGGTGGAGGCGGGGGCCAGCCGGCGGTGCGCGTTGTGGGCGGCCAGGACCTCGCCGGTCTCGGCGTCGGCCACGATCCACGCCCGGGAGGAGATGTCCTCGGGCAGTTCGGGGGCGCCGGGCCCCAGCGACACCTGCGGGCCCGGCAGGCCGAGCCGCTCGCCGCCGATGACGGTGGTGTCGTCGGAGGAGGCCGAGGGGGCGGCCGTGGCCGCGGTGGCGGGGGCGGCGGCCGGGAGCAGGACGGCGGCCGGGAGCAGGGCGGCGGCGAGGGGGAGCGTCAGGGAGTGGCGCACGCGGGGGCGGCGGGCCATGATCCGAAAAGAGGGCGATCGCAGAATCGGCACAACGCGAACTTACCCATAGCCGGTACGGCCCTGGCCAGCGCAGGGGCCCGAACCGGTGAGGCGGCGCGTTCATCCGGGCGATGATCGTAGGAACATTGGTCGGCGTGTCATCGCGTTCGGTGGTTTCTGCGTCTCGACCGGTGAACCCGTGTCAGTGAGAGGATCTGGATCTTCATGGCCATCGTCGGGGCCCTTGTCGTTTTGCTGCTGCTGAGCGCCGTTCACTGGTACCTGTGGAAACGGCTGGTCGCGGACGTGTCCGCGCCGGGCGGGGTGTACCGGCGGGTGGGGACCGTCGTGCTGGTGGTGATGCCGGTGACCACCGTGCTGTTCCAGTTCGGCGGCACGTTCGGCCTGCCGTTCGAGGTGGAGAAGGCGGTCGCGTGGCCGGGCAGCTACTGGATCGCGGTGCTGCTGTACCTGCTGCTGTCGCTGGCGGTGGGGGAGGTGCTGCGGCCGCTGGTGCTGCGGGTGCTGCGCCGTCGTGACGCGCGGCGCGTGGAGCGGGCCGGCGTGCCGGGGGAGGCCGCGGAGGCCGAGGTGTCCGCCCAGAGCGTGGCGGAGCGCGAGGACGAGCCGGTGACGGTCGGGGCCGCCGGCGGTCCGGGCCAGGGCGCCGGTTCCGCCGGGCTCCCGGACGCGCCGGAGCGGCAGGCGGTGCCGGCCGGGCAGGCGGACGACGTACCCGGGCGGACCCCGGAGGGCGTGCCGGGCCGTACCGAGCCGGATCGCCGCCAGTTCGTGGCCCGTACGGTGGCGGCCGGCGC
It contains:
- a CDS encoding 2'-5' RNA ligase family protein, whose product is MGTVTLGVSIAVPEPHGSRLQSCRLGFGDAAAAKIPTHVTLLPPTAVDPAARPRIEEHLAGIAAAGRPFPMRLYGTGTFRPLSPVVFVQVVEGGSACGWLQERVRDPRGPLARQLQFPYHPHVTVAHGIEEERMDAAEAELAEYEAAWTASGFALYEQGRDGAWRLQREFLFATVAAAERTPEPENAA
- a CDS encoding D-alanyl-D-alanine carboxypeptidase family protein; its protein translation is MARRPRVRHSLTLPLAAALLPAAVLLPAAAPATAATAAPSASSDDTTVIGGERLGLPGPQVSLGPGAPELPEDISSRAWIVADAETGEVLAAHNAHRRLAPASTLKMLFADTLIPKFDADEVYTAEPEHFVGMGAGSSAVGIADHQTYTVEDLWHGVFLASGNDAVHALTAMNGGMEATVAELNERAADLQALDTHVVSPDGYDAEGQTSSAYDLTLIARDGLKNEDFRRYAATVRTEFPGGAPEEDEDGKPGEREPYQVQSTNRLLVGDRGLEPYEGVAGVKNGYTTNAGHTFTGVAERGDRVLLVTCMNPSEGDSLQVYRETAALFDWGFEAADHIEPVGELVPPLSEIEAAAREASVSEDDGKGITPVDGATAAGTGARPASVGTVLGVTGGALVLMAVAAYVFHRRHPLPAALQQLPERLRRSAPPR